In one window of Brenneria goodwinii DNA:
- the cobT gene encoding nicotinate-nucleotide--dimethylbenzimidazole phosphoribosyltransferase produces the protein MQTDSSSTLSSLVNAIQPLDQDAMRRTAVRLDSLLKPPGSLGRLEQLAIQLAGMRGLSGHQVARKQIIVMAADHGVYEEGVAISPRAVTAIQAANMVTGITGVCVLAANANTEVKVVDVGIDSDPLPGVLDMKVRRGSGNIAREAAMTYRQAEDLLLACARLTRRQAAEGVHVFGVGELGMANTTPAAAMVGVLTDHDPAQVVGIGANFPSDRLHHKVAVVRQAISVNQPNAQDGVDVLAKVGGFDLAGMAGVMLGAASAGLPVVLDGFLSYASALAACRIAPQVRDYLIPSHFSAEKGATIALRHLQLEPYLQLGMRLGEGSGAAIAMHLIDAACAIHNNMGQLSDSDIVLPS, from the coding sequence ATGCAAACAGACTCATCATCCACGCTTTCATCGCTGGTTAACGCCATTCAGCCGCTGGATCAAGACGCCATGCGGCGAACCGCCGTCAGGCTGGATAGCCTGCTGAAACCGCCGGGGAGTCTGGGCCGGTTGGAGCAGTTGGCTATTCAGCTTGCGGGAATGCGCGGACTCTCCGGGCATCAGGTGGCGCGTAAACAGATCATCGTCATGGCCGCCGATCATGGCGTTTATGAGGAAGGGGTGGCGATTTCCCCGCGTGCGGTTACCGCCATTCAGGCGGCGAATATGGTTACCGGCATTACCGGCGTCTGCGTGTTGGCGGCCAATGCGAATACGGAAGTAAAAGTGGTGGATGTCGGCATCGACAGCGATCCGCTGCCCGGCGTACTCGATATGAAGGTGCGGCGCGGCAGCGGCAATATCGCCCGAGAGGCGGCGATGACTTATCGGCAGGCGGAAGATTTGTTGCTGGCCTGCGCGCGGTTGACCAGACGGCAGGCCGCAGAGGGCGTGCACGTCTTTGGCGTGGGTGAATTGGGCATGGCGAATACTACGCCCGCGGCGGCGATGGTCGGCGTACTGACCGATCATGATCCGGCGCAGGTGGTGGGCATCGGCGCTAATTTTCCCAGCGATCGCCTGCATCATAAAGTGGCGGTAGTGCGCCAGGCGATTAGCGTTAACCAGCCCAACGCTCAGGACGGCGTAGATGTGTTGGCCAAGGTCGGCGGTTTTGATCTGGCGGGCATGGCGGGCGTGATGCTGGGGGCGGCATCGGCGGGATTGCCCGTGGTATTGGACGGTTTTCTTTCCTATGCATCGGCGCTGGCGGCTTGCCGTATTGCGCCGCAGGTGCGGGACTACCTGATCCCTTCCCATTTTTCGGCGGAAAAGGGCGCGACGATCGCGTTGCGGCATTTGCAGTTGGAGCCTTATCTGCAATTAGGCATGCGGCTTGGCGAAGGCAGCGGGGCGGCGATTGCCATGCATCTGATCGACGCGGCCTGCGCAATACATAACAATATGGGGCAGTTGTCCGACAGCGATATTGTTCTGCCATCATGA
- the cobU gene encoding bifunctional adenosylcobinamide kinase/adenosylcobinamide-phosphate guanylyltransferase: MILITGGARSGKSALAERLAARYGDNVLYIATSVITDDEMAQRVRRHRESRPAHWRTWEGYRDLGTAIADETAADKAVIVECITTMIANLLFDQAGDIPAEQMDFPAIEAVIEQQINELIAACSRRASPVYLVTNELGMGIVPENRLARHFRDIAGRVNQRLAAAAESVYLVVSGIEVKIK, from the coding sequence GTGATATTAATTACGGGCGGAGCCCGCAGCGGCAAAAGCGCGCTGGCGGAGCGGCTGGCGGCGCGGTACGGCGATAACGTGCTGTATATCGCCACGTCGGTGATTACCGACGACGAAATGGCTCAGCGGGTGCGGCGGCATCGGGAGAGCCGTCCAGCGCACTGGCGCACCTGGGAAGGGTATCGGGATCTGGGAACGGCGATCGCGGACGAAACAGCGGCGGACAAAGCCGTCATTGTTGAATGCATCACTACCATGATCGCGAATCTGCTGTTCGATCAGGCGGGCGACATTCCCGCAGAACAGATGGATTTCCCGGCCATTGAAGCGGTGATCGAACAGCAGATCAATGAACTTATCGCTGCCTGTTCGCGCCGCGCATCACCGGTGTATCTGGTGACCAACGAACTGGGGATGGGCATTGTGCCGGAAAACCGACTGGCACGGCATTTTCGCGACATCGCCGGGCGCGTCAATCAGCGCTTGGCGGCGGCGGCCGAGTCGGTTTATCTGGTGGTATCGGGTATTGAGGTCAAAATTAAATGA
- a CDS encoding adenosylcobalamin/alpha-ribazole phosphatase, with product MRLFLVRHGQTEANLSGVFCGTTDVDLTVTGIAQARLVSGWLADVVFGSAVSSALLRARHTAEIVLEKHPIGAVADETLNEMSFGDWEMRHHHDLQHEDADAWAAWIADWQTARPTGGESFPEFSGRITQLTQTLLKQQHTDNRLIVAHQGVLSLLLATLLTMPASEMWHFHFEQGAYSVLDLQDGFATLRALNNRAHWQPR from the coding sequence ATGCGGTTGTTTCTGGTCAGGCACGGTCAGACTGAGGCGAATCTTAGCGGCGTTTTTTGCGGTACGACGGACGTCGATCTGACGGTGACAGGGATTGCCCAGGCGCGGCTGGTTTCTGGCTGGCTGGCGGATGTGGTTTTCGGTTCGGCCGTCAGCAGCGCGCTGCTGCGGGCGCGGCATACGGCGGAAATTGTGCTGGAAAAGCATCCTATCGGCGCCGTTGCGGATGAAACATTAAACGAAATGTCTTTCGGCGACTGGGAAATGCGCCATCACCACGATTTACAGCATGAGGACGCCGATGCTTGGGCCGCCTGGATTGCGGATTGGCAGACGGCGCGTCCGACCGGCGGGGAGTCGTTTCCTGAGTTTTCAGGCCGCATCACGCAATTAACGCAGACGTTGTTAAAACAGCAGCATACGGATAATCGACTGATCGTGGCGCATCAGGGCGTATTGAGCCTGTTGCTGGCAACGTTGCTGACGATGCCGGCAAGTGAAATGTGGCACTTTCATTTTGAGCAGGGAGCCTACAGCGTGTTGGATTTACAGGACGGATTCGCCACGCTGCGGGCATTGAATAATCGGGCTCACTGGCAGCCCCGATAA
- a CDS encoding cobyric acid synthase, protein MSLSIMLQGTASDVGKSVLVAGLCRIFTQDGYRCAPFKSQNMALNSGITPQGEEMGRAQIFQAEAAGIEADVRMNPVLLKPTSDCKSQVVLMGKAVCNMDALTYHQYKPQLQRQIGEVYHSLAAEYDVMVLEGAGSPAEINLRDRDIVNMGMAAMAGCPVLLVADIDRGGVFAAIYGTLALLRPEEKARVKGVIINKFRGDVALLKPGLAQIEALTGVPVIGVMPWLDVELEDEDGVALQTGKYGGSAQKALDIAVVRLPHIANFTDFNALAAQPDVRLRYTADPSALADVDLIILPGSKNTLGDLQWLRQNGLAAALQTRQRAGVPVIGICGGYQMLGRRIIDGVESDIGQMDGLGLLDVETEFAAEKTTTRVSGNCQPTLPGMALAGSETPISGYEIHMGTSRLGAQAEPFIRLTQSNGQPITRYDGAVNADGSVIGSYIHGLFDNDRFTRALLDTLRRRKGLAAFDGEVFDYARHKQRQFDILAAAMREHIDIAAIYGFMGAGRC, encoded by the coding sequence ATGAGCCTGTCCATCATGTTGCAGGGAACGGCCTCCGATGTGGGGAAAAGCGTACTGGTCGCCGGTCTGTGCCGGATTTTTACCCAGGATGGCTACCGTTGCGCGCCGTTTAAATCACAGAACATGGCGCTGAACTCGGGGATTACGCCGCAGGGCGAAGAGATGGGGCGGGCGCAGATATTTCAGGCCGAAGCGGCGGGCATTGAGGCGGACGTGCGCATGAATCCGGTTCTGCTCAAACCGACCAGCGATTGCAAGTCGCAGGTGGTGCTGATGGGCAAAGCCGTCTGCAATATGGATGCGCTGACCTATCACCAGTACAAGCCGCAGTTACAGCGGCAGATCGGCGAGGTTTACCACAGTCTGGCCGCCGAATATGACGTGATGGTGCTGGAAGGGGCGGGCAGCCCGGCGGAAATCAATCTGCGCGATCGGGACATCGTTAATATGGGCATGGCGGCGATGGCCGGTTGCCCGGTGTTGCTGGTGGCCGATATCGATCGCGGCGGGGTGTTCGCCGCCATCTACGGTACGCTGGCGCTATTGCGTCCTGAAGAGAAAGCGCGGGTGAAAGGGGTGATCATCAACAAATTCCGCGGCGACGTGGCGTTGCTCAAACCGGGTCTGGCGCAGATTGAAGCGCTGACCGGCGTACCGGTGATTGGCGTGATGCCCTGGCTGGACGTTGAACTGGAGGATGAAGACGGCGTGGCGCTGCAAACCGGTAAATATGGCGGCAGCGCGCAAAAGGCGCTGGATATCGCGGTGGTGCGCTTGCCGCACATCGCCAATTTTACCGACTTTAACGCGCTGGCGGCCCAACCGGATGTCCGCCTGCGTTATACCGCCGATCCGTCGGCGCTGGCGGATGTCGATTTGATTATTCTGCCCGGCAGTAAAAATACGCTGGGTGATTTGCAGTGGTTACGGCAAAACGGGCTGGCCGCCGCGCTGCAGACGCGACAGCGTGCCGGCGTGCCGGTTATCGGTATCTGCGGCGGCTATCAGATGTTGGGACGACGGATTATCGACGGCGTGGAATCGGACATCGGCCAGATGGACGGCTTGGGCTTGCTGGATGTGGAAACCGAATTCGCGGCGGAAAAAACGACCACCCGCGTTAGCGGAAACTGTCAGCCAACGCTGCCGGGCATGGCCCTGGCCGGATCGGAAACGCCGATTTCCGGCTATGAAATTCATATGGGAACGTCGCGCCTGGGCGCGCAGGCTGAACCCTTTATCCGCCTGACGCAAAGCAACGGACAGCCGATTACCCGATACGATGGGGCGGTTAACGCGGATGGCAGCGTGATAGGCAGCTACATTCACGGCCTGTTTGATAATGACCGTTTTACCCGCGCGCTGCTGGATACATTACGCCGGCGTAAAGGATTGGCCGCCTTTGACGGCGAGGTTTTTGACTATGCCCGCCACAAGCAGCGGCAGTTCGACATTCTGGCCGCTGCGATGCGCGAGCATATTGATATCGCAGCGATATATGGGTTTATGGGGGCGGGTAGGTGCTAG
- the cobS gene encoding adenosylcobinamide-GDP ribazoletransferase, translating into MNLRLFLATLQFMTRIPVPARWTQGLEMRQYVRGIVGFPFIGLIVGVIAGAVFVALSPWFGVPLAALAYVLALALITGAFHLDGLADTCDGVFSARQREKMLEIMRDSRLGTNGGLALIFIVVAKVLVVSELALRGTSMLAILAAASVVSRSAIVLLMYRQRYARDGQGLGNLYIGQVSGVETLITLAGGAILTGVLGHGAALRAFAVTLIAVWLMGLYLRRRLGGQTGDTLGAAEEVGELVFLLAML; encoded by the coding sequence ATGAATCTGCGTTTATTTCTCGCCACGTTGCAATTTATGACGCGTATTCCGGTGCCTGCGCGTTGGACTCAAGGGCTGGAGATGCGGCAGTACGTGCGCGGAATTGTCGGTTTTCCCTTTATCGGCCTTATCGTGGGCGTGATTGCCGGCGCGGTGTTTGTCGCGCTTTCCCCCTGGTTTGGCGTACCGCTGGCGGCGCTGGCCTATGTGCTGGCGCTGGCGCTGATCACCGGCGCCTTTCATCTGGATGGACTGGCCGATACCTGTGATGGCGTGTTTTCCGCCCGCCAGCGGGAAAAGATGCTGGAAATCATGCGCGATAGCCGCCTGGGCACCAATGGCGGTTTGGCGCTGATTTTCATCGTGGTGGCGAAAGTGTTGGTGGTGAGCGAGCTGGCGCTGCGCGGAACATCGATGCTGGCGATACTGGCGGCGGCTTCAGTGGTCAGCCGCAGCGCCATTGTGCTGCTGATGTATCGTCAGCGCTACGCCCGAGACGGGCAAGGGCTTGGGAATCTGTATATCGGCCAGGTCAGCGGCGTGGAAACGCTGATCACGCTGGCCGGCGGGGCGATTTTAACGGGAGTGCTGGGGCATGGGGCTGCGCTGCGGGCGTTCGCCGTCACCCTGATTGCCGTTTGGCTGATGGGACTCTACCTGCGCCGCCGGCTGGGCGGACAAACCGGCGATACGCTGGGGGCGGCGGAGGAAGTGGGCGAACTGGTCTTTTTGCTGGCGATGTTGTGA
- a CDS encoding MurR/RpiR family transcriptional regulator: protein MNFSALVGERFSKLTPAQQLIARYIERNKERVAFMTAKQLAGAINVSDAAIVRFARALGYRGYTHLREDLGEALIENVGLSGIYQQIPTSSSEVELKEQVFANGSLLMSQTSVLNQPETVVSIAEKMVSARRIWVTAHGTTHSMAVYLAMQLNVLKSADVINIGVGDVADRIRHINQEDVFIGIGYERYVPYTIELMHLARLRGAYVVALTDRPFSPLAREATETLYIARSMSKIGRWSQIGTMIMADWLMSQMVVIDKENINKRVQESDRIWELLGHWKMTTPGKR from the coding sequence ATGAATTTTTCAGCGTTGGTCGGCGAGCGTTTTTCTAAACTTACCCCAGCACAGCAGCTTATTGCGCGTTATATTGAAAGGAATAAGGAACGCGTCGCGTTTATGACGGCCAAGCAGTTAGCCGGTGCGATAAATGTCAGCGATGCCGCGATTGTTCGTTTTGCTCGCGCACTGGGTTACCGAGGTTATACGCATTTACGTGAGGATTTGGGCGAAGCGCTGATTGAGAACGTTGGACTAAGCGGTATATATCAACAGATCCCAACATCATCAAGTGAAGTCGAATTAAAAGAACAGGTTTTTGCCAATGGCAGTTTGCTGATGAGTCAAACATCTGTGTTAAATCAACCTGAAACAGTTGTCAGTATTGCTGAGAAAATGGTTTCCGCCAGACGTATATGGGTTACCGCTCATGGTACAACGCATTCGATGGCCGTTTATCTGGCAATGCAGCTTAATGTACTGAAAAGCGCGGATGTAATTAATATTGGCGTGGGCGATGTTGCTGACCGTATAAGGCATATAAATCAGGAAGATGTTTTTATCGGCATCGGTTATGAACGTTATGTTCCTTATACTATTGAGCTTATGCACCTTGCCCGACTCCGCGGAGCCTATGTCGTTGCGTTAACCGATCGCCCCTTTTCTCCTTTGGCAAGGGAGGCGACAGAAACGCTTTATATTGCTCGGAGTATGTCGAAAATTGGAAGATGGTCCCAGATCGGCACCATGATTATGGCCGACTGGTTAATGTCACAAATGGTTGTAATAGATAAAGAAAATATAAATAAAAGAGTACAAGAATCAGACAGAATATGGGAATTGCTCGGTCATTGGAAAATGACAACACCAGGGAAACGCTGA
- a CDS encoding ATP-binding cassette domain-containing protein: protein MLATRQLNFRYLDEPILRDLSLDFGRHAVTGVIGANGCGKSTLFMNLTGILRPQSGAVLWNNQPIDYRKAGLRTLRQQIATVFQDPEQQIFYTDIDSDIAFSLRNLGMDETIIAQRVDQALTLVDAQAFRHKPIQYLSHGQKKRVAVAGALVMEAPYLLLDEPTAGLDPAGREQMIAIIERIVAQGKRVIISSHDIDLIYAVCGYVYVLSHGRLVGEGESAEVFLRRDQLQAASLVQPWLVKLHSELGLPLCKTEQQLFALLREHRAGGNA, encoded by the coding sequence ATGCTGGCAACCCGACAATTGAATTTTCGTTATCTGGATGAACCGATACTGCGCGATCTGTCGCTGGATTTCGGGCGGCATGCCGTCACCGGAGTGATCGGGGCGAATGGCTGCGGTAAATCGACGCTGTTTATGAACCTGACCGGCATTCTGCGCCCGCAGAGCGGCGCGGTGCTGTGGAACAACCAGCCGATCGATTACCGCAAGGCTGGGCTGCGCACGCTGCGTCAGCAGATCGCGACGGTGTTCCAGGATCCGGAACAGCAGATTTTTTATACCGATATCGACAGCGATATCGCGTTCAGCCTGCGCAATCTCGGTATGGATGAAACGATCATCGCCCAGCGGGTGGATCAGGCGTTAACGCTGGTGGATGCGCAGGCGTTTCGCCATAAGCCGATTCAGTACCTCAGCCACGGCCAGAAAAAACGCGTCGCCGTTGCCGGAGCGCTGGTGATGGAAGCGCCTTATCTGCTGCTGGATGAGCCGACCGCCGGGCTCGATCCCGCCGGGCGCGAACAGATGATCGCCATCATCGAACGCATTGTGGCGCAGGGGAAACGGGTCATCATCTCCAGTCACGATATCGACCTGATCTACGCGGTGTGCGGCTATGTGTATGTGCTGTCGCACGGACGACTGGTCGGCGAAGGGGAAAGCGCCGAGGTCTTTTTGCGACGGGACCAATTACAGGCGGCCTCTCTGGTGCAGCCCTGGCTGGTTAAGCTGCACAGTGAACTGGGACTGCCGCTGTGTAAAACCGAACAACAGCTATTTGCGCTGCTGCGCGAGCACCGAGCGGGAGGAAACGCATGA